One genomic segment of Sorex araneus isolate mSorAra2 chromosome X, mSorAra2.pri, whole genome shotgun sequence includes these proteins:
- the TMEM169 gene encoding transmembrane protein 169: MEEPAPVEGESQLPSPQQGSLKKAVAAALILDGESTVSRRKKKRKESRPESIIIYRSDNELDEEPEESEGGDQPKGEEGDDFLDYPVDDDMWNIPLDSRYVTLTGTITRGKKKGQLVDIHVTLTEKELQELTKPKECSRETAPEGQTACQMAADRGPHVVLWTLVCLPVVFLLSFVVSFYYGTITWYNIFLVYNEERTFWHKISCCPCLILFYPVLIMAMASSLGLYAAVVQLSWSWGAWWQAARDMEKGFCGWLCSKLGLEDCSPYSIVELLESDTISGNLSNKDPSQEVETSTV; encoded by the exons ATGGAAGAGCCGGCACCCGTAGAAGGCGAGAGCCAGCTGCCGAGCCCCCAGCAAGGTTCTCTGAAGAAGGCCGTGGCGGCCGCCCTGATTCTGGATGGGGAATCCACTGTGAGTCgcaggaaaaagaagaggaaagaatccCGCCCAGAATCCATTATCATCTACCGGTCAGACAATGAGCTGGACGAGGAGCCAGAGGAATCCGAAGGTGGAGACCAACCCAAAGGGGAGGAAGGTGACGATTTCCTAGATTACCCCGTGGATGATG ATATGTGGAACATCCCCTTGGACAGCCGCTATGTGACCTTGACGGGGACCATCACGCGAGGGAAGAAGAAAGGTCAGCTGGTGGACATCCACGTCACGTTGACGGAGAAAGAGCTGCAGGAGTTGACGAAGCCCAAAGAGTGTTCTCGGGAGACTGCCCCCGAAGGCCAAACGGCCTGCCAGATGGCGGCAGACCGGGGCCCCCACGTGGTCCTGTGGACACTGGTCTGCCTGCCCGTGGTTTTCCTCCTGTCTTTCGTCGTCTCTTTCTACTATGGCACCATCACCTGGTACAACATCTTCCTCGTGTACAATGAGGAGAGGACCTTTTGGCACAAGATCTCCTGCTGTCCCTGCCTCATCCTCTTCTATCCAGTGCTCATCATGGCCATGGCCTCTTCTCTGGGCCTCTACGCTGCGGTGGTCCAGCTCTCGTGGTCCTGGGGGGCCTGGTGGCAAGCGGCCCGGGACATGGAGAAAGGCTTCTGTGGCTGGCTGTGTAgcaagctggggctggaggattGTTCTCCTTACAGCATTGTCGAGCTCCTGGAGTCTGATACTATTTCGGGCAATCTCTCCAACAAAGACCCCAGCCAGGAGGTCGAAACATCCACCGTCTGA